One Azospirillum sp. TSA2s genomic region harbors:
- a CDS encoding lytic transglycosylase domain-containing protein, giving the protein MAVPSFTQYDPIIQAAAKRFGVDPNLIRGVMALENYGGNAGLRGGSGEFGLMQVMPGTYADLARRHGLGSDASDPSNNIMAGTAYIAENLQANGGDVAKTLAAYNAGPGGSAKFRQTGDASTLPAVTQGYLQRAARFGVIDPSQASAVEITDSPRGSSMPGRNYAATYTSEEAGVPPLTEADVVRMMNAPRSPYRSTDDSGGRAVVDALRGQFGQSAGAPPGLLSQGTPGPSADGMGGLLGNGQFQGQALLALASGLLSGRNWAEGLGGGMQNLAQVASAAQQRAMQQRQLDRQDRNDKADQDWRRMQWERLSQNDARDQEWKKQTFDRQATNDQFDQQYRRDALRIQEMNATKQNKPDVIKAMEAAGIDPASPAGQQYLRQKYLGGFGEDPSTGAADRSTIAATLGVPLADVDPYSDPKLSPKGKENLLLANQKAAEKRFADLQEAEDAARQQAQQYKRFLDLNDRVETGGKYAIPGAQSIGSALDSDVSEMSSITAKIAPTLRAPGSGAVSDFDAKQFLRGTVGLDKPREANRAIATAGLAASQLTIDRGQFERAYFDANKTLSGADRAWQSYLNANPIFDPSAKEGALRLNSNRKGWRDFFKAQGSPSDADMREGTANPARALPPGSEVVDGAQPAGGASKLSDDDILKSLGLK; this is encoded by the coding sequence ATGGCCGTTCCAAGCTTCACCCAATACGATCCGATCATCCAAGCGGCGGCCAAGCGGTTCGGCGTAGACCCGAACCTCATCCGTGGCGTGATGGCGCTGGAGAACTACGGCGGGAACGCTGGCTTGCGCGGCGGCTCCGGAGAGTTCGGCCTCATGCAGGTCATGCCGGGCACCTACGCCGACCTTGCCCGCCGGCATGGGTTGGGCTCCGACGCTTCCGACCCGTCCAACAACATCATGGCCGGGACCGCATACATCGCGGAGAACCTTCAGGCCAACGGCGGGGACGTTGCAAAGACGCTGGCGGCCTACAACGCCGGCCCTGGCGGTTCCGCCAAGTTCCGGCAGACGGGGGACGCTTCCACCCTTCCGGCTGTGACGCAGGGCTACCTTCAGCGCGCGGCCCGGTTCGGGGTGATCGATCCGAGCCAAGCATCAGCCGTCGAAATCACAGACAGCCCGCGGGGGAGTTCCATGCCCGGACGAAACTATGCGGCCACTTATACCAGCGAAGAGGCGGGCGTCCCGCCGCTGACTGAGGCGGACGTTGTGCGGATGATGAACGCGCCCCGCTCGCCTTATCGCTCCACCGATGATAGCGGCGGGCGGGCGGTTGTCGATGCACTGCGCGGGCAGTTCGGGCAATCCGCGGGCGCTCCCCCTGGACTCCTCTCCCAAGGAACCCCCGGCCCGTCAGCCGATGGCATGGGCGGCCTACTCGGCAACGGACAGTTCCAAGGGCAGGCGCTCCTTGCCCTGGCGTCCGGCTTGCTGAGCGGGCGCAATTGGGCGGAAGGGCTTGGCGGCGGCATGCAGAACCTTGCGCAGGTGGCGAGTGCCGCTCAGCAGCGGGCTATGCAGCAGCGACAGCTTGACCGGCAGGACCGGAACGACAAGGCCGATCAGGACTGGCGCCGCATGCAGTGGGAGCGCCTGTCGCAGAACGACGCCCGCGATCAGGAATGGAAGAAGCAGACGTTCGACCGTCAGGCGACCAATGACCAGTTTGACCAACAGTACCGCCGCGACGCCCTCCGCATCCAAGAGATGAACGCGACGAAGCAGAACAAGCCCGACGTCATCAAGGCGATGGAGGCGGCCGGCATCGATCCGGCATCGCCTGCCGGTCAGCAGTACCTGCGGCAGAAATACCTTGGCGGGTTCGGCGAAGACCCGTCGACGGGCGCCGCTGACCGCTCGACCATTGCCGCGACGCTGGGGGTTCCTCTGGCTGACGTTGACCCGTATTCCGACCCGAAGCTCTCCCCCAAGGGCAAGGAAAACCTGTTGCTCGCCAATCAGAAGGCGGCGGAGAAGCGCTTTGCCGACCTTCAGGAGGCGGAAGACGCGGCCCGTCAGCAGGCGCAGCAATACAAGCGCTTCTTGGACCTGAACGACCGAGTCGAAACCGGCGGCAAGTATGCCATTCCGGGCGCTCAGTCCATCGGCAGCGCGTTGGACAGCGACGTTTCGGAAATGTCGTCCATCACGGCGAAGATCGCCCCGACGCTCCGGGCACCGGGATCGGGAGCGGTCTCGGACTTCGACGCGAAGCAGTTCCTCCGTGGGACCGTCGGACTCGACAAGCCCCGAGAGGCAAACCGGGCCATCGCTACCGCCGGCCTCGCTGCGTCTCAGCTCACCATCGACCGGGGGCAGTTCGAGCGAGCCTATTTCGACGCGAACAAGACCCTCTCCGGCGCGGATCGGGCTTGGCAGAGCTACCTGAACGCAAATCCGATCTTTGACCCGTCGGCGAAGGAGGGGGCCTTGCGCCTCAACTCCAACCGCAAGGGCTGGCGCGACTTCTTCAAGGCGCAGGGCAGCCCATCCGATGCGGACATGCGTGAGGGAACCGCCAACCCGGCGCGGGCTCTCCCGCCGGGCAGTGAGGTTGTCGACGGGGCGCAACCGGCCGGCGGTGCGTCGAAGCTGTCCGATGACGACATTCTCAAGTCGCTGGGGCTCAAGTGA